In Halorussus caseinilyticus, the genomic stretch CCGCGTCAACAACCGGAGCGAGTTCTCCGCGACCGTCCCGTCCGCGGTCTCGAAAAACACCACGTTCTCCGGACTCCCCACACGCGGAGGTCGCCCGCCTCTGTCACCGTGACGTTCACCGGCCGACTCGCCGCCAGCGAACTCCCGGCGGGTGGCTCGACGAACAGCGTGTCGTTCCCCGGCGTGACGTTCCCGAACTCGAACGTCCCGTTCGCGCCGGTCGTCGCCGTCCGCCCCGCACGCTCCAAGTAGACGGTTGCGCCCGCGACCGCGTGGTCGGCGTCGTCGTAGACCGCCCCGCGAATCACGTCGGTGGTCGCCGTCTCGGAGGTGTTGGTCGGGTCGTACTCGTCGCTCGGCCACTGCCAGTCGTAGTCGCCCGACGCGGGCGTCTGGGTCGGCCAGTCGATACCGTCCGGGTCCCACTCCCGCAAGTCCGACTTCACGTCTTCAAGCGGCACTGGCTCGACCGCGGGAAGCTGGTTGCCGTACTCGCCAGCGTGAACCTCCCAGTTGACTATCGCCCGCCGCGCATCCGAACCGTTCTCGTAGACGTACGGGCGCTCGGCATACGTCCCATTCGGATACAGATAGACCAAGGAGTCGTTGATTCGTCCGGCGACGACGTAGCTACCGTTGAACTCGAACGCCGTCCAATTACTCGACTGATAGAGCGCCGTACTGTTCGGTGCGTCCGGCCGCGGATACTGTGACGGGTCCGTCTCGTGTTTCGCACGCCACGCCAATACTGCGTCTCGCGCGTTCGCCCGCGACGAGAAGAAATACGGCGTCCGCGTCACGTTCCCCGCCGGAGTGAGATAAACGACGGTACCGTGTAGGTCGCCGGTCACGACGTACGCGCCGCCGTAGCCGTACACCGTCCAATTACCCATCTCGTTCGAGACGGTGAGGCTGGCGTCGGCCGTCGAGAGGTTCTCGTAGGGTGCATCCGACGCGCTCGCCGTCCCACCCAATCCGAGGTTGACCGACAGCGACAGGCCGCCGGACGCGAGTACGGCCGCAACGGCCAGCAGGCAGACCGCCGCGACCATCGCGGCCGTCCGCAAACTGAACTCGCGGACCAAACCCGCAAGGTCGAAGTCGAACCCAACGCCGACGCCGACGCTCGATGAGAGTTGACGGCGTACCTCCTCGGGCGGCACGCGCTCGACCTCGCAATCGTCGTTCGGACACTGTGTCGCGTACACGTACTCCTCGCGCCTCGTGTCGTACTGGCCGGTGATACGGTCGATACTGTCGAGTCCGGTCGTGAAACACGCCGGAC encodes the following:
- a CDS encoding carboxypeptidase-like regulatory domain-containing protein, which translates into the protein MTGSYPDGEASDRTELQCPACFTTGLDSIDRITGQYDTRREEYVYATQCPNDDCEVERVPPEEVRRQLSSSVGVGVGFDFDLAGLVREFSLRTAAMVAAVCLLAVAAVLASGGLSLSVNLGLGGTASASDAPYENLSTADASLTVSNEMGNWTVYGYGGAYVVTGDLHGTVVYLTPAGNVTRTPYFFSSRANARDAVLAWRAKHETDPSQYPRPDAPNSTALYQSSNWTAFEFNGSYVVAGRINDSLVYLYPNGTYAERPYVYENGSDARRAIVNWEVHAGEYGNQLPAVEPVPLEDVKSDLREWDPDGIDWPTQTPASGDYDWQWPSDEYDPTNTSETATTDVIRGAVYDDADHAVAGATVYLERAGRTATTGANGTFEFGNVTPGNDTLFVEPPAGSSLAASRPVNVTVTEAGDLRVWGVRRTWCFSRPRTGRSRRTRSGC